From a region of the Leucoraja erinacea ecotype New England chromosome 6, Leri_hhj_1, whole genome shotgun sequence genome:
- the npat gene encoding protein NPAT isoform X6, with translation MPEAPAVLPSLWRKLEYTLSQIRSLQQSSVALAANQRGEALHVVVSGPCDRRLQSEHISPGKRKCDSPRKRSGFVSVQNSATRSVYNEVEECQVEIAGESFPQRVIENAREKILKDQSLLEKLAENINKVMYSESCAGHPTKPSDSSSTSPDQSIDEILGLGDEVHMSDEAIHDILEQTESDPAFQALFDLFDYGKSKKSEDSDKGPSDQNNMNEMENSANTAYLGKFSTFPTAGLGNLVPLPSTISENEPNSYTNKSKDDGATHSTKISTESTLTTKSKINENQILPNLSTADANKSVVSMDSRSSSSQGNRSSSWSTGEATSVSDLPTSAAVIQSTLSTSLGTGDVAEMEIRTRNPSACNEKTHQSPVVQQQPPEDTLAIEELNNQSEKTESLSIIVSQNGLASEASDISPICDTNEPNAATSQSKHEVPAIKALGATKTSVETGAGVCNVPASTSTETSVQSTFAVQKSSGDSFIAVVASQQNILHMSRVSRSPALATETQSQALLSSFPETSNSSAVSSSSVNFLTSDAVKTSVVSVDVEMPDRMEPVSSSVSSSKSNSENKVTTLQPNFVSSGSNPVTESVSTNMMPRSTVTATSANSEVISTSKVSNAEPSSTMEVDPTNIVTLKIIISDDPKQLSSDTELNNAVSSITNENVPTIVLSSPGGSPIKGKELSHAGSSNCVAVTETISRHNLRTRNEETESAVSSLEMPEEPESSVQNVVCADVETMPTQSITSSNVTVTAPPQTNNTLSIQNPRGRRKDTGLVQLLPAATTFGQSSNVLIAACVQDSAGQPLMKGDESSNSNAFILDHRGGSAKVLLLPSSSASTTITTSVPRALSTPPRPSTVFPMGQPVSSSFSQGSTFFITSPVQPVLQGVMGMIPVSIMGPNSLTSFTMSPQQQVLRMPVSSSLGKKCSRFSKLPISRKPPQLAVQPSTISTGQSSVIGTFISIDSSITQNTNQPQRSENSDLRPADQAGKSKERPVEISSASSSTLKTQHHRRVLCFDHASSTESGQPTIESNASQEKEENCADNKSQPDRLFVFQNKERSERTDAGINKGRELQSKSEKNKNSSSGPPHDSFHKATANKENKAIRDQVRQRSRETSDPSNAQMQKKGTQSDRTNSQTELPKDGVSKIPESHQESKKVNTALVVAPDIASKRNADKSDSFSLTSTLTKQAAEMLQDMQRQSPVPKQTSNGDLCAPRTPGSALHESPDDCLDVQQTPQNKGHGDERASPRVMIPPTTPDIPTCSPASEAGSENSVSMAAHTLMILSRAAIARTAGTTPLKDNTCQIRSPLSQTKKRKLDEQEEEYKQQSLSRKTDLQNSNSPGRKKRSKSHKHKRKKHLDSFPVEMDVDKFLSSLQYDE, from the exons AAAACGCCAGAGAGAAAATCCTGAAAGATCAATCTCTTCTAGAAAAACTTGCGGAAAACATTAACAAAGTTATGTACAG TGAGTCTTGTGCTGGACATCCTACAAAGCCATCTGACAGTAGTAGTACATCACCGGATCAGTCCATTGATGAAATCCTAGGCCTCGGG gaTGAAGTCCACATGTCTGACGAAGCTATTCACGATATCTTGGAGCAGACCGAGTCAGATCCAGCATTTCAGGCTTTGTTTGATCTCTTTGATTATG GCAAGTCTAAAAAAAGTGAAGACTCAGATAAAGGACCATCCGATCAGAACAATATGAATGAAATGGAAAATAGTGCAAATACTGCATATCTGGGCAAATTTAGTACATTTCCAACTGCGGGATTAG GTAACTTGGTACCTTTACCTTCAACAATCTCCGAGAATGAGCCAAATAGTTACACAAACAAGAGCAAAGATGATGGAGCAACACATAGTACCAAAATATCTACAGAATCAACTTTAACTACAAAatccaaaataaatgaaaatcagATTCTTCCAAACCTCAGTACAGCTGATGCAAACAAATCTGTGGTTTCAATGGATAGTCGGAGTTCCAGCTCTCAGGGAAACAGAAGTAGTAGTTGGAGCACTGGAGAAGCTACTTCTGTATCAGATCTTCCTACATCTGCAGCTGTAATCCAGTCAACTTTATCAACATCACTAGGAACAGGGGATGTTGCTGAAATGGAAATTAGGACTCGGAATCCATCTGCTTGCAATGAAAAAACACATCAATCTCCAGTTGTGCAACAGCAGCCCCCTGAGGATACTCTGGCTATTGAAGAGTTAAATAATCAGAGTGAGAAAACTGAATCGCTATCCATAATCGTAAGTCAAAATGGGCTTGCTTCAGAAGCTAGTGATATATCTCCAATTTGTGATACGAACGAACCAAACGCCGCTACAAGTCAATCTAAACATGAAGTGCCGGCAATCAAAGCACTCGGAGCTACAAAGACAAGTGTTGAGACTGGAGCTGGAGTTTGTAATGTACCGGCATCAACTAGTACTGAAACATCAGTTCAATCAACTTTTGCAGTACAGAAAAGTTCTGGTGATTCTTTTATTGCTGTGGTGGCAAGTCAGCAAAATATTTTGCACATGTCAAGAGTATCTAGAAGTCCTGCTTTAGCCACTGAAACACAGTCTCAAGctcttctttcttctttcccAGAAACATCAAATAGTTCTGCTGTAAGTTCTAGTTCGGTGAACTTTCTTACATCTGATGCAGTAAAAACGAGCGTGGTTTCCGTGGACGTAGAGATGCCTGATCGGATGGAGCCAGTTTCTTCCTCCGTTTCATCTTCCAAGTCAAACTCTGAGAATAAGGTCACAACCTTACAACCAAATTTTGTTAGCTCCGGCTCGAATCCTGTAACTGAGAGTGTTTCAACTAACATGATGCCCAGGTCGACTGTCACTGCCACTTCTGCAAACTCTGAGGTTATCTCCACGTCTAAAGTTTCAAATGCTGAACCTTCCAGCACCATGGAGGTAGATCCCACAAATATAGTCACACTCAAGATAATTATTAGTGACGATCCCAAACAATTATCTTCAGATACAGAGTTAAATAATGCTGTGTCCAGTATTACAAATGAAAATGTGCCAACAATCGTATTGTCTTCTCCAGGTGGTTCCCCCATAAAAGGCAAAGAGTTAAGCCATGCTGGAAGTAGCAATTGTGTTGCTGTTACAGAAACTATCTCCAGGCACAATTTGCGCACGAGAAATGAAGAGACGGAAAGTGCTGTGAGTAGTTTGGAAATGCCAGAGGAGCCCGAGAGCAGTGTGCAAAATGTTGTGTGTGCTGATGTGGAAACTATGCCCACGCAAAGCATAACCTCCAGTAACGTGACTGTCACTGCACCACCTCAGACTAACAATACTCTGTCCATTCAAAATCCACGGGGCCGAAGAAAAGACACTGGGCTTGTACAATTGTTGCCCGCTGCCACCACATTTGGGCAGTCCAGCAATGTTCTTATAGCGGCTTGTGTGCAAGATTCTGCAGGACAACCTTTGATGAAAGGAGATGAATCTAGTAACAGTAACGCTTTCATTTTGGATCACCGTGGGGGTTCTGCAAAAGTCTTGCTGCTACCGAGCAGCTCTGCCTCTACAACCATAACAACATCAGTTCCTCGGGCTTTATCTACACCTCCAAGGCCAAGCACTGTATTTCCCATGGGGCAGCCTGTATCTTCGAGTTTTTCACAAG GTTCAACTTTTTTTATCACATCCCCTGTTCAGCCAGTGCTACAAGGTGTAATGGGAATGATTCCAGTTTCAATAATGGGTCCTAATAGTCTAACTTCATTCACGATGTCACCCCAACAG CAGGTTCTCCGTATGCCAGTATCCTCTTCACTTGGAAAAAAATGCAGCAGATTCAGCAAACTTCCCATTTCGAGGAAACCACCACAGCTAGCAGTTCAACCAAGCACCATAAGTACAG GACAGTCATCTGTAATTGGCACATTCATCTCAATAGATTCAtcaataacacaaaatacaaaCCAGCCCCAGAG GAGTGAAAACTCAGATTTACGACCTGCAGACCAAGCAGGAAAATCAAAAGAGCGACCGGTGGAGATATCCAGTGCATCAAGCTCAACATTGAAAACACAGCACCATAGACGTGTGCTCTGCTTTGATCACGCATCTTCCACAGAATCAGGTCAACCAACCATCGAATCCAATGCTAGTCAAGAAAAGGAGGAGAATTGCGCAGATAATAAAAGTCAACCGGACAGACTATTTGTTTTCCAAAACAAGGAGCGATCTGAAAGGACAGATGCAGGAATTAATAAAGGGAGAGAACTACAGAGCAAgtcagagaaaaataaaaattcatCTTCAGGCCCACCTCATGATTCATTCCACAAAGCAACAGCAAATAAGGAAAACAAAGCAATCAGGGACCAGGTTAGACAAAGAAGTCGAGAAACTTCAGATCCTTCAAATGCACAGATGCAAAAAAAAGGCACTCAAAGTGACCGAACTAATTCTCAGACAGAATTGCCGAAGGATGGCGTAAGCAAAATTCCTGAGTCTCATCAAGAAAGCAAAAAGGTAAACACTGCTCTTGTGGTCGCCCCAGATATTGCTTCTAAAAGGAATGCAGATAAAAGTGATAGTTTTAGTCTGACGAGCACACTGACCAAACAGGCGGCCGAAATGCTCCAAGACATGCAGAGGCAAAGCCCTGTCCCAAAGCAAACTAGCAATGGCGACTTATGTGCGCCCAGGACACCAGGCTCTGCTTTACATGAAAGTCCAGATGATTGTTTGGATGTTCAACAGACTCCACAAAATAAAGGACATGGAGATGAAAGGGCATCGCCGAGAGTAATGATACCTCCTACAACCCCAGACATACCAACGTGTAGCCCGGCAAGCGAAGCAGGAAGTGAAAACAGTGTTAGtatggctgcacacacactcaTGATTCTCTCAAGGGCAGCGATTGCAAGGACTGCTGGTACCACACCTCTGAAAGATAATACATGTCAAATCAGATCACCACTTAGCCAGACAAAGAAAAGAAAGCTGGACGAACAGGAGGAAGAATATAAACAGCAATCTTTATCCAGAAAGACAGACCTTCAAAATTCCAATTCTCCTGGAAGGAAGAAAAGGTCAAAGTCACAT AAACATAAGAGAAAGAAACACCTCGACTCTTTTCCTGTTGAAATGGATGTAGATAAGTTTTTGAGTTCACTTCAATATGATGAATGA